TTGGCTCGAAGAAAGCTGGAATAGTCTTGATAGGTTCAATCATTCACATCTCGGCAGGATACAAAACATGGGGAAAGAGTTGGAAGAAATTTTGGAAAGTATGTCCATTGAGCAAGAGGAAGATGTAGAAAATACCAACACTGAAGACTTTGACTCCAATGATGATGGTTTTGAAATCCCTCTCTTGCCAGGTGGTAAAGAACTTGTCATTAATATCCACTCAACATGGGGCGACAAGCATTATGTAGGGCTTAATGGCATTGAGGTTTTTTCCAAGGATGGTAATTTAGCAAAGGTGTCAAAAATCTCTGCAGAACCACCGGATATTAATATTTTGCCTGGTTATCACAACGACCCGCGTACTTTTACTAACCTTGTAAATGGAGTCAATCAAACTTGCGATGATATTAATATGTGGTTAGCACCCTACACTGCAGGTGCGTCTCATCTTGTTCGTCTCACATTTCCCGAGTTTACCCAAATCGCTGCAATACGTATCTGGAATTATAACAAATCTCGTATACACAGCCACAGAGGGGCAAGAGATATTACCATTGCTTTGGATGATAGCGTTATCTTCTGTGGAGAAATCAAGAAAGCATCTGGAGTGGCTACTGGAGGAATGGATAGTTTTGGAGACAACATCCTTTTTACAGTTGACGATAATATTCTGGAAAAAATCGCAGAGAATGATTCATCTTTTCCGGACGATGCTCATATGCTCCAAGTTGGAGACTTTTCGCGGCAAGTTACGAAAAGACCAACGACTGGAGACAAAGTGGTTGATGTGAAAAGGGATCGTCCATTTACCTCTACAGTTAGGCAGAGTGTCAATTCTGTGGTGTTGGATAGAACTGGGACGTACTGCGCAAAATGCTTGAAGCTTCGTATATTGTCCAACTGGGGTGGCGGCTTTGTTGGTCTGGTTGGGATACAGGTCCTTGGGGAAGAGAATGAATTAATTCCTCTTGATCTGCACTCGATACAGCTAGTAGCATGTGCATATTTGGGGTCTGGAGATACCTGTAGTGTTAATCGAATTTTAAATGGAACCAATATCACTATGGATGAAATGCATATGTGGAGGATTCCATATAATGGCCAACCATGTGTTATTTCCATCAATTTCGTTCAAGCTGTTCAAATCACTGGGTTTAGGGTGTGGAACTATAATGCTAGTTTCGAAGATACGTACTCAGGCATCAAAGAAGTGATGGTGGAGCTTGATGGGCAAGCTTTTACTAGAAACTCGTTTGTTTTACGAAGAGCACCCGGTCATGTACATTATGACTTTGCCCAGGACGTTCTATTCGAAACAGAGAAACCGAAAACGAACACAAAACCTTCTGTGAAACAagatcaaaaacaaactggTCCCTCCAGATCCCGCAGCGATTCATACGAGACACCAAATGCACCAACTggatttgtttataaatttgagCTTCTGGACACATGGGGCGATTTATACTACGTTGGGTTAAATGGTATTGAGCTGTACGATGAACATGGTCAACTAATAAAACTGACGGAAAATGAAATCGCTGCCTTCCCTTCTAGTGTAAATATCCTCGATCAAACGTTAGACGACGTACGGACACCTGATAAGTTGATCAATGGAGTCAATGATACAATGGACGGCAGAAACATGTGGCTATCCCCTGTCCTTCCCAACCAagttaactttatttacattgtttttgaTTTCCCGGTCACTGTTTCCAAAATCAAGATCTGGAACTACTCCAAAACTGCTTCAAGAGGTGTAAAGACGATTGCTATCCTCGTGGATGACCTTTTAATCTATAGCGGATTCCTCCAACCTTGCAACCCACGTGCCAAACACATACAACCCCACACTGTACAGTTTAACGACCACGAAGCTACAGAAACTTCAACCCAGGCTCCAGATCTTCACCAAGACATTCAGTTCACAAACAACAACCGAGTGATTTCAGCAAAACATCGTAAAGCCGTCGACCAGGACTTGAGGCCAATGACAGCAATGCGGCCAAGtcaaaaaatctttaaagcGAGATTTTAACAGATGTTTTTTGGAATTAAATTTGatagaaaattatttataaatttgcaattaaagtttttgtcCGAGTATCCATATTTTGGTGCAAGTGGTGTTGTTTTTctcaaattttatatttatttcattgttttttgtaacttaCTGATTAAAGGCCCAAAATTGCAATTGTTAATTTGCAAGAAATAATTATTGTTTACTGTTACTAACTTACTATGTGTAATGGTACTGAAACAACCTAACTCTAATGCATTTGACCAATGCcacaatattaaaatgtgtCACAGGTGTAAATGTTTAGGTGCATTGGGTTaatgttaattaaacaataatatatgaCTTATCAAACAATGTCAATTTGGTATGTTAATCTTTAACTTAACTTATACTCTACTTCATATGGATTCCATAATATGACTGTGATATTTAAGTTCATATTTTTTCTCTTCTGTAAAATTGAGGTGCATGCATTTAAATAAGCACacgttatatagtaggattggggaagatgggataccggttcattctattttctcacccCATTTGGtcctaaacaaaaaaattcaaagatttataaaaccgtatcctcaaaaCTCCcaaagatcgttgttaattgtttaaaacacaatcaagatatttgaacattatgtgctaactaaaggtgtcccatcttcccccacccttctatattaTACTTTTCAATTTTGTccaattcatatttttttaattgcactTTCAACTCTGTAtgtatggtttataattataactttttgtaatttgAACTCAGCGGTGCAGCCAGAACACTGTTCTTTTGGTATTCAGGCTTATTGTTTTCAAGTCTATTATTTCCATGcataattaatatatacaatactgGACCTACCGATAAAAGGGTCAACGTGCTACTGTGCAAAAtgcaaactttattaaatttaccATTAAACTAGTACAGcaacaaaaagtttatttttctacTGTCTTCACATTCTGTGACATGAGCTCTTTAACAGCGAGATATAAAATCTCCTTTTTTGTTGCAAACCGAAATATTTTTGGCAACTTTTTAAGTTATTGtactgtattatttttagGATTTGGTAATGGAGAGTTAGGTAAAGGGTAAAAACACTAAGAAAAAGATATGACTCATCCTGGCTTAACTCCTACTGTTACACGGATGTTACATGATAAGTTGTACGAGAAGAGAAAAGTTGCCGCTTTGGAAATTGAGAAGTAAGTTCAGAACTTAAACTGTTTTGGGCTATCATAGGTGTACAGCTTctctatttttaattttcctagTTCTCGTTGTATTATCTCACCTTTAGCTATTCGTACCAGGCctattttcattttgtagttGCCCTTTTGgcataaatattaatgtaagATTTATTGTAATGAATGGGCTTCCACATGGACATCCTTATGTAGTTTATGCCCCACAAAATGTT
The DNA window shown above is from Ciona intestinalis chromosome 3, KH, whole genome shotgun sequence and carries:
- the LOC100183525 gene encoding protein KIAA0556-like, producing MAGYNNKYGVYKGTENPVVKHEKYLIAMEKQNKFLRKINMKDKMQEKREKLEAGFSLYVNGANAVSTGTKQQAMKTPRTFRAKTAEPDALASPPPMEDIIGKEYTRSNTAPEKRRKFWGQRSVHILDETGTKLELERYDQDYSEDFEDVDASVAFELNSLRSLDDSIKEEIGDQNATDQNLEVAKFNDSISSAEVIAEEIINMSFDGANDNISVLGEAKACPDKNPLNETFLVEKPTLEDKINKNKPEKLGVERNCSPVVQLEKKYLKVEDKTRTKTPKPEDAKHSSPKRSQISSRGEKAKRNWLEESWNSLDRFNHSHLGRIQNMGKELEEILESMSIEQEEDVENTNTEDFDSNDDGFEIPLLPGGKELVINIHSTWGDKHYVGLNGIEVFSKDGNLAKVSKISAEPPDINILPGYHNDPRTFTNLVNGVNQTCDDINMWLAPYTAGASHLVRLTFPEFTQIAAIRIWNYNKSRIHSHRGARDITIALDDSVIFCGEIKKASGVATGGMDSFGDNILFTVDDNILEKIAENDSSFPDDAHMLQVGDFSRQVTKRPTTGDKVVDVKRDRPFTSTVRQSVNSVVLDRTGTYCAKCLKLRILSNWGGGFVGLVGIQVLGEENELIPLDLHSIQLVACAYLGSGDTCSVNRILNGTNITMDEMHMWRIPYNGQPCVISINFVQAVQITGFRVWNYNASFEDTYSGIKEVMVELDGQAFTRNSFVLRRAPGHVHYDFAQDVLFETEKPKTNTKPSVKQDQKQTGPSRSRSDSYETPNAPTGFVYKFELLDTWGDLYYVGLNGIELYDEHGQLIKLTENEIAAFPSSVNILDQTLDDVRTPDKLINGVNDTMDGRNMWLSPVLPNQVNFIYIVFDFPVTVSKIKIWNYSKTASRGVKTIAILVDDLLIYSGFLQPCNPRAKHIQPHTVQFNDHEATETSTQAPDLHQDIQFTNNNRVISAKHRKAVDQDLRPMTAMRPSQKIFKARF